The sequence below is a genomic window from Desulfobulbus oligotrophicus.
TATGACTGTGGCCAATGGCAAGCTGATCTTCACCAGTACCATCCCGTCGGATTCTCCCTGTGAGAGCGGAGGGATCTCCTTTCACTGGTCGGTTGATGCCTGTACCGGCAGCAGGCTGGACTCAGCTTTCTTTGATATCAACAGAGACGAGCGCATCAACAGTCATGATTACATCAACATCGGTACCGAGGCCATACCCATCTGGGTTGCTGTGTCAGCCATCGGTGTGCACGGCATCAGCCCGGCAGTGACCGTGGTGGATGTGGTAAAAAATGCCTATGAACGGCTCTATTATCCCGATCAGGATGAACTGGAGGCCATGCTTGGTAATGTGCACGGCACACCGATCATCTACTGGCGGGATTTGGAGTGGAAAGACTGATTGACCAGGAGAAGAATGATGAGACCACAACAGTGGATAGTTACAATAGTTGCCTGTGTCCTGTTGTTGGGACAGGTTGTCCTGGCACAGGCGGAGATGCGCCGGGATGGACACGGCGACACGGTGTATCCGGGTGCTGATGAGTATGAGGGGGTTTTTGTACATACTCACGGGCAATCCGATGACAGCCCGCGGACAGTTGTCATTGATGACAGCATTTTTATGGTGCACAGTGGGGCAATCTTCCGGAATGCCCACGGCGGGCCCATCTCCCTGGAGGACTTTAAGCCGCAAACCCCGGTCGGATTTTTTGCACTCGGCACTCTTTTGACAAAGATGTGGGTGCTGGGTGAACCGGCGGTGGAAAAGAAAGCTGATGACACCGCCGGTGGGACAGGCCGGAAAGAAGATGCTTCGTTTTTTCGCGATGACAAAGGTGTCTGGAGAAATTAGCAGGTTGGGCAGGAAGGCTCGAAACCTCTTTACCCGCAAAGGAAGGCAGGTATGAAACAGTCAACCAGCCGGGGCTTCACCCTGGTGGAGCTCATGGTGACCATGGCCATCATCGGCATTCTGAGTGCCATTGCCATCCCCAACATGATCGGTTGGCGGACCGAACGGATGTTGCGCGGTGCGATCAACAACCTCCAGGCCGATATGCAGCTGGCACGAATGCGGGCTATCCGGGAAGGCGAGGTGGTGGCGGTGCTCTTTGAATCGGCTACCCGTTCGTACCGGATCTTTGTGGACAAGAACAATAACTGGCTTGTGGATGCAGATGAACCGGAGCTGCGGCATGTGACATTGCCGACCAATGTGACAATATCCAAGTGTACCTTTGCCTCGAACCGTACCCGGTTTAGGCCGAACGGCATGCCGTCGGTGATCGGCACTGTTACGCTGAAGAACAAGGCCGGTGAACTTGCTCTTGTTGTCAACCGTGTGGGGAGGTTGCGTACAGAGTAGGAGAATACCGTGGTCGCCCCTGAAATATGGCATGGAAAATCAACTTTTTCACCCCTGATCACCGCTGTGACAGGGGTGTTTTTGTCTATAAATATATGGGTATCTATGCAAACGATGGGTCTCATCATTTTTGCTGATTATTTTCATGAGTTTTTTTTCTTGACTTCCGGGGTACTTCCTTATAAATATCTTGTAAACTGAATGAAGGTTCAGTTTTTTGCCCAGGGAGTAATCCGGTTTTTAACCGGAATTAAAGTAGGTTTAATATTCTCACCAGAATACAACCAGAGAGGAAAAAAGAATGAGTTCAAAATTGGTAGCACCCCACGGTGGTAAAGGTCTTGTGTGTGCCTTGCTTGAAGGTGCCGAGCGTGAAGCGGAGTTGAAAAAAGCTGCAGGCCTGAAGCAGGTAGAAGTGACTGATCGCGCCAAAGGCGACCTGATCATGATGGGTATCGGCGGTTTTTCTCCGCTCTCTGGATTTATGACCAAAGCTGACTGGAAGGGTGTTTGTGAGAATTTCCAGATGGCAGACGGTACGTTCTGGCCGGTACCGATCACCCTGGATGTTTCCACAGAAGATGCTGCCGGTATCAATGTCGGCGATGAGATTGCCCTTGTCAACAAAGGCAAGACATACGCCACCATGAAGATCACCGAGAAGTTCGAGATGACTGAAGCTGATAAACGCTGGGAGTGCGAGAAGGTCTTTAAGGGCCAGGGCG
It includes:
- a CDS encoding GspH/FimT family pseudopilin; this translates as MKQSTSRGFTLVELMVTMAIIGILSAIAIPNMIGWRTERMLRGAINNLQADMQLARMRAIREGEVVAVLFESATRSYRIFVDKNNNWLVDADEPELRHVTLPTNVTISKCTFASNRTRFRPNGMPSVIGTVTLKNKAGELALVVNRVGRLRTE